A region of the Vibrio chagasii genome:
TTTTGAATCGCAGCAGGTACTTCACGAGCTTTGCCGTAACCGAAACCTACACGACCATTACCGTCACCAACTACTGTTAGTGCAGTGAAGCTCATGATTCGACCACCTTTAACCGTCTTAGATACACGGTTAACAGCGATTAGCTTTTCTTGCAAATCATTAGCTTGTTGTTGTTCTTTAGCCATCTTCCAACCCTACCTTAGAATTTCAGACCAGCTTCGCGAGCAGATTCTGCTAGCGCCGCTACTCGACCGTGGTATTGGAAACCAGAACGATCGAATGCAACTGAAGCTACGCCTTTTTCAAGAGCGCGCTCAGCAACAGCTTTACCAACTGCTTTAGCTGCATCAACGTTACCAGTGTTCTTAACTTGCTCACGGATCGCTTTTTCTACAGTAGAAGCAGCTGCGATAACCTCAGAGCCGTTTGCCGCGATAACTTGTGCGTAAACATGGCGAGGAGTACGGTGTACTACCAGGCGAGTTGCACCAAGTTCTGCAATCTTACGACGTGCACGTGTAGCACGACGGATGCGAGATGCTTTCTTATCCATAGTGATACCTTACTTCTTCTTAGCTTCTTTAGTACGCACATTTTCATCTGCGTAACGAACACCTTTACCTTTGTAAGGCTCAGGAGCACGGTAAGAACGAATGTCAGCCGCAACTTGACCAACTAGCTGCTTGTCACAACCAGTTACAACGATCTCAGTTTGGCTAGGGCACTCAGCTTTAATACCTTCAGGTAGAGCGTGCTCTACTGGGTGAGAAAAACCAAGAGTTAGAGCTACAGAGTTGCCTTTCATAGCAGCACGGTAACCAACACCCTTTAGAGTTAGCTTCTTAGTGAAGCCCTCTGTAACACCCACAACCATGTTGTTAACTAGAGCGCGAGCTGTACCAGCTTGTGCCCATGCGTTAGCAACACCTTCTTTCGGACCGAAAGTTAGGTTGTTTTCTTCCTGTGCAATAACTACGGCGTTGTTAAGAACGCGAGTAAGCTCACCTTTGCTACCTTTTACAGTAACTTCTTGGCCGTTTAGTTTCACCTCTACGCCAGCTGGAATAGCGACAGGTGCTTTAGCAACACGAGACATAATCTACTCCTTATTAAGCTACGTAACAGATGATTTCACCGCCAAGACCTGCTTTACGAGCAGCACGGTCAGACATTAGACCCTTGGAAGTAGAAACAACTGCAATACCAAGACCGCCCATCACTGTTGGTAGAGAGTCTTTATTTTTATAAACTCTTAGACCAGGACGTGATACACGCTTGATTTGCTCGATTACAGGTTTAGCTTGGAAGTACTTAAGAGTAACTTCTAGCTCAGGTTTTGCTTCGCCTTCAACAGCGAAGTCTACGATGTAACCTTCAGCTTTTAGTAGTGCAGCAATTGCAACTTTAAGCTTTGAAGAAGGCATTTTTACAGCAACTTTGTTTGCTGCCTGACCGTTACGAACGCGGGTCAGCATATCCGAAATCGGATCTTGCATGCTCATAAGATTTACTCCAAATGATTAAGTGGCAATTACCAGCTAGCCTTACGAAGACCCGGAATCTCGCCTTTCATGCAAGCTTCACGAACCTTAATGCGGCTTAGACCGAATTTACGTAGGTAACCGTGTGGACGACCAGTTTGGTTGCAACGGTTACGCTGACGTGATGCACTTGAATCACGTGGAAGAGATTGCAGTTTAAGAACCGCATTCCAACGATCTTCTTCAGATGCGTTTACATCGCTAATGATAACTTTTAGCGCAGAACGCTTTTCAGCGAACTTAGCTACTAGTTTTGCACGTTTAGCTTCACGTGCTTTCATTGATTGTTTAGCCATAACAGTAACCCTACCCTTACTTACGGAATGGGAAGTTAAAGGCAGCCAGCAGAGCTCGGCCTTCCTCATCGGAACCCGCAGAAGTCGTGATAGTGATATCAAGACCGCGGACACGATCGACTTTATCGTAGTCGATTTCCGGAAAGATGATTTGCTCGCGAACGCCCATGCTGTAGTTACCGCGACCGTCGAAAGACTTAGCGCTAACACCACGGAAATCACGTACACGTGGAAGTGCGATAGAGATTAAACGCTCTAAAAATTCCCACATGCGCTCACCACGCAAGGTTACTTTACAACCAATTGGGTAGCCTTCACGAATTTTGAAACCAGCTACAGATTTACGCGCTTTAGTGATAAGTGGCTTTTGACCAGAGATCGTTGCCATATCAGCTGCTGCGTTTTCTAGCAGTTTCTTATCGTTGATTGCTTCACCAACGCCCATGTTTAGGGTGATTTTCTCAATCCTAGGGACTTGCATGACGCTTGTGTAGCTGAACTCTTTGGTAAGCTCAGCGACTACAGACGACTTGTAGTAATCATGCAGTTTCGCCATAGTAGAACTCCAAATTACTTCTAATTAGTTAGAAACAGTTTCGCCGTTAGATTTGAAGAAACGAACTTTCTTGCCATCTTCGATACGGAAACCGATACGGTCTGCTTTACCAGTAGCCGCGTTAAAAACTGCAACGTTAGAAGCGTCAATAGCTGCTTCTTGTTCAACGATGCCACCTTGTTGACCTAGAGCCGGAACCGGCTTTTGGTGTTTCTTAACAAGGTTGATGCCTTCAACGATAACTTTACCAGTTGTCAGAACCTTAGTTACTTTACCTTTCTTGCCTTTATCTTTACCAGCAAGAATGATTACTTCGTCATTACGACGGATTTTAGCTGCCATATTGCCGCTCCTTACAGAACTTCAGGTGCTAGTGATACAATCTTCATGAATTTCGCGTTACGAAGTTCACGAGTCACAGGACCAAAGATACGTGTGCCGACTGGTTGCTCAGTAGTGTCGTTTAACAATACACAAGCATTACTGTCGAAGCGAATGACAGAACCGTCTGGGCGACGAACGCCTTTACGGGTGCGCACTACTACCGCCTTCAGAACATCACCTTTTTTTACTTTACCGCGAGGAATTGCTTCCTTAACTGTAACTTTGATGATGTCACCGATATGTGCATAACGGCGGTGAGAGCCACCCAGAACCTTAATACACATTACCTTGCGCGCGCCAGAGTTATCTGCTGCGTCAAGTGTACTTTGCATCTGGATCATTGTTAGTGCTCCGCTAAATATTAAAACTAGACCCTCTCGGGTCGGGCTGCCTCTTTAAAAGGGACGCGAATTGTACCACCCTTTTTTTAAATTGGGTAGACAAAAAACAAGCGGCCCCAAAAATAATTTGGAGCCGCTTATAAGTTATAGAATTACAAAGATTAAATCTTCGCTTTTTCTAGAACTTTAACCAATGTCCAAGACTTAGTCTTAGACAGAGGACGACACTCAGCGATTTCAACTTTGTCGCCTAGGCCACAAGTGTTGTCTTCGTCGTGTGCGTGTACTTTAGTCGTGCGTTTAACGTATTTACCGTAAATTGGGTGTTTTACAGTACGTTCGATAGCAACAACGATAGACTTGTCCATCTTGTCACTTACTACACGGCCTTGCTGGATGCGGTTAGTTTCGCTCATTATGCGCCTGCCTTTTCAGTCAAAACAGTTTTCACACGTGCGATATCACGGCGTACAGCTTTTAGAGTATGAGTTTGCTGAAGCTGACCAGTTGCAGCTTGCATGCGCAAGTTGAACTGTTCACGTAGCAAATTCAATAGCTCAGCGTTAAGCTCTTCAACGTTCTTTTCGCGTAGATCTTGTGCTTTCATCACATCACCTGCTTAGTTACAAAAGTAGTTTTAACAGGCAGTTTACGTGCCGCTAGGCGGAACGCTTCACGTGCCAACTCTTCAGGTACGCCATTCATTTCGTACATAACTTTGCCAGGTTGGATTTGAGCAACCCAGTACGCTACTGAACCTTTACCTTTACCTTGACGAACTTCAAGAGGCTTTTCAGTAATCGGTTTGTCTGGGAATACACGGATCCAGATTTGACCTTGACGCTTAATGTGACGTGTCATAGCACGACGTGCCGCTTCGATTTGACGTGCAGTCAGACGACCACGGCCAACAGCTTTAAGACCGAATTCGCCGAAGCTTACTTCAGTACCTTTAGCTAGACCACGGTTACGACCAGTCATAACCTTGCGGAACTTAGTACGTTTTGGTTGTAGCATCGTTCGACTCCTTACTTACGGCCTTTACGCTGCTTCTTAGGCTTATCGCCTTTAGGCTCTACTGCGTTAGCAGCTGGCATACCGCCTAGAATCTCACCTTTGAAGATCCAAACTTTAATGCCGATCACACCGTATTGAGTGTGAGCCGAAGAAGTTGCGTAATCAATGTCTGCACGTAGAGTGTGTAGAGGCACACGGCCTTCACGGTACCACTCAGAACGTGCGATTTCAGCGCCGCCTAGACGACCACTTACTTCCACTTTGATACCTTTAGCGCCTAGACGCATTGCGTTTTGTACTGCGCGCTTCATAGCACGACGGAACATAACACGACGCTCTAGTTGAGACGCGATGCTATCAGCTACAAGCTGACCATCTAACTCAGGCTTACGTACTTCAGCGATATTGATTTGCGCTGGTACACCTGCGATTTTAGCTACAGCTGCGCGTAGCTTCTCTACGTCTTCACCTTTCTTACCGATAACAACGCCAGGACGAGCAGTGTGAATAGTCACACGGATGCTCTTAGCTGGACGCTCGATAACGATACGAGATAGTGATGCTTTTTGTAGTTCCTTTGTAAGGAACTGACGTACCTTGAAGTCGCCGTCTAGGTTGTCAGCGAAATCTTTGGTATTAGCAAACCATGTAGCATTCCAAGGCTTAACGATGCCAAGACGAATACCATTAGGATGTACTTTCTGACCCATTGCTTACTCTCCTAGTCTTTAGCGATCTGCTACAACAATAGTGATGTGGCTTGAACGCTTCAAGATACGATCCGCACGACCTTTAGCACGAGGCATAATACGCTTCATGATAGGGCCCTCATCTACGAAGATTTTAGCGACATTTAGATCGTCGATATCTGCACCTTCGTTATGTTCCGCGTTAGCGATAGCTGACTCAAGAACCTTCTTAACCAATACAGCAGCTTTTTTGTTGCTGAAAGTTAGAATTTCTAGAGCTTGGTCTACCGACTTACCGCGAATTTGGTCTGCAACTAAGCGAGCTTTCTGTGGAGAAATACGAGCAAAGTTATGTTTAGCTAAAGCTTCCATCATCTACTCCTTACTTCTTCTTAGCTTTCTTATCTGCAGCATGACCGCGATAAGTACGAGTTGGTGCAAATTCGCCCAGTTTGTGACCGATCATTTCTTCGGTAACGAAAACTGGAACGTGCTGACGACCATTATGGACAGCGATGGTCAAACCAATCATTGTTGGGATGATCATTGAGCGACGGGACCAAGTCTTAATAGGCTTTTTGTCTCCGCTTTCCACCGCTTTCTCTACCTTCTTCAGCAAGTGTAGGTCAATAAAAGGACCTTTCTTGAGAGAACGTGGCATGGCGATTCCTCTTTATAAATTATTTAGTGCGACGACGTACGATGTACTTGTCAGTGCGCTTGTTCTTACGAGTCTTGAAGCCCTTAGTAGGAACGCCCCAAGGAGAAACTGGGTGACGACCACCAGATGTGCGGCCTTCACCACCACCGTGTGGGTGATCCACCGGGTTCATTACTACACCACGTACGGTTGGACGTACGCCGCGCCAGCGTGAAGCACCAGCTTTACCAAGTTCACGTAGCATATGCTCAGAGTTACCAACTTCACCGATCGTTGCACGACCTTCAGAAAGTACTTTGCGCATTTCACCAGAACGTAGACGGATAGTGATGTATGCACCGTCGCGAGCAACGATTTGAGCATAAGCACCAGCCGAACGAGCTAGTTGAGCACCTTTACCAGGCTTAAGTTCAACACAGTGTACAGTAGAACCTACTGGGATGTTACGCATCGGCAGAGTGTTACCTGCTTTGATTGGCGCATCAACACCAGATTGGATCTGGTCACCTGCTTGAACACCTTTTGGTGCAATGATGTAACGACGCTCACCGTCTGCGTACAGAACTAGAGCGATGTTAGCGCTACGGTTTGGATCGTATTCTAGACGCTCAACTTTCGCTGGGATGCCATCTTTAGTACGTTTGAAGTCAATTACACGGTAGTGGTGCTTGTGACCACCGCCGATGTGACGTACTGTGATACGACCGTTGTTGTTACGACCACCGTTCTTAGAGTTTTTCTCTAGAAGAGGTGCGTATGGCTTACCCTTGTGTAGGTCAGCGTTAACAACTTTAACGACGTGACGACGACCAGGGGAAGTCGGCTTACATTTAACAATAGCCATTTTTAACTACTCCTGTTATTCCGCGCCGCCAACGAAGTCAAGATCTTGACCTTCTTTCAAAGTAACGTAGGCTTTCTTAACGTCTGAACGACGGCCTTCACGCATACCTTGACGTTTGGTCTTACCCTTTTGAACAAGAGTATTTACAGACTTAACTTCAACTTCAAATAGCTTTTCTACAGCTGCTTTGATCTCTTTCTTAGTTGCATCTTTAGCTACTTTGAAAACGATAGTGTTCGCTTTCTCAGCTGCCATAGTTGCTTTTTCAGAGATGTGCGGAGCACGTAGAACTTTTAAGATACGCTCTTCAGTGATCATGCTAGCATCTCCTCAACTTGCTTAACTGCGTCAGCAGTCATTAGAACCTTGTCGAATGCAATTAGAGATACTGGATCAACACCAGCAACGTCACGTGCGTCAACTTTGTATAGGTTACGAGCAGCTAAGAATAGATTTTCATCTACTTCGCCAGTTACAATCAGAACGTCGCTTAGCTCAAGCTCTTTAAGCTTAGCTACAAGTTCTTTTGTTTTTGGTGCTTCTACTGAGAAGTTATCAACAACGATTAGACGCTCTTGACGAACAAGCTCAGAAAGAATGCTCTTCATAGCACCGCGGTACATTTTCTTGTTTACTTTTTGGCTGTGATCTTGTGGTTTCGCAGCAAAAGTAACACCACCTGTACGCCAGATTGGGCTACGAATTGTACCAGCACGTGCGCGGCCAGTACCTTTTTGACGCCATGGCTTAGCGCCACCGCCAGATACTTCAGAACGAGTCTTTTGAGCACGAGTACCTTGACGAGCACCTGCTGCATATGCAACAACTACTTGGTGTACAAGAGCTTCGTTGAAGTCACGTCCGAAAGTAGTCTCGGAAACAGTTAGTGCATCAGCACCTTTAACCATCAATTCCATTACTTACTCCTAGACGTTATGCTTTAACAGCAGGTTTTACGATCACGTTGCCGCCTGTTGAGCCTGGTACTGCACCTTTAATAAGAAGCAGATTGCGCTCAGCGTCAACACGTACGATCTCTAGGTTTTGAGTCGTTACACGCTCAGCACCCATGTGACCTGCCATTTTCTTGCCTTTAAACACGCGACCTGGAGTTTGACATTGGCCAATTGAACCCGGTGCACGGTGAGACAAAGAGTTACCGTGAGTCATATCTTGAGTAGAGAAGTTCCAACGCTTAACAGCGCCTTGGAAGCCTTTACCTTTAGATGTACCAGTAACGTCTACTTTTTTAATTTCGTTGAAAAGTTCTACGTTTAGCTCAGCGCCAACTTCAAACTCTTCGCCGTTTTCTAAACGGAATTCCCAAAGACCGCGACCTGCTTCTACACCCGCTTTCGCGAAGTGACCAGCTTCAGGTTTAGTTACACGGTTAGCTTTCTTAGCACCAGTAGTTACTTGGATTGCTGCGTAGCCGTCGTTCTCTAGAGTTTTAACTTGAGAAATACGGTTCGCTTCAACCTCAACAACAGTTACTGGGATAGAAACGCCTTCTTCAGTAAATACGCGGGTCATACCCACTTTACGTCCGACTAGACCAATCATTATTCTTATCTCCCTTAACCTAGGCTGATTTGAACATCAACGCCAGCTGCAAGATCAAGACGCATTAGAGCATCAACAGTTTTGTCTGTTGGCTCAACGATGTCGATCAAACGCTTGTGAGTACGGATTTCGTACTGGTCACGTGCATCTTTGTTGACGTGTGGAGAGGTAAGAACAGTGAAACGCTCTTTACGAGTAGGTAGTGGGATAGGACCACGAACCTGTGCGCCAGTACGTTTTGCTGTTTCAACGATTTCCGCAGTTGAAGCATCGATTAGCTTGTAATCAAACGCTTTAAGGCGGATACGAATACGTTGGTTCTGCATGAGACAGAGCTCCAATTATTAAAAATTACACAAACAATATCGCCACTCAAACTCGATAAAACGAGAGAATGCCGATTGATTTATGTGAAACCGTAGCATCCAAAATTAGGACGCATTGTCAGTTAACTTTTGAAGTAAAGACAAGCCTTACTATTTTTATTAACCGCGAACATAAGCTGAGTATACATTACTAGGTAAAACCTACTCCTCAGTGCTCATTGGTTCACAACCAGCTTAAGCCAGTGCGGTGCATTATACAGATCACACTTTAACTTGCAAGCTGTGTTTGAAAAATAATCGCAGAATCTATTGAGAGGGGTGATTGGAGGATTTTTAGTTCTTGGTAGTGCCCTACCGCCTGAAAAAGAAATGCAAGGTAACCACTAGGATGCGCCTGAGCAGCTACCCTTGTTATCGATATATTTTAGCCTTCGTCTTCATCGACATATTGAGCTTGTAGGTAATTTTGAATACCTGTCATTTTGATGAGGCCAAGTTGGGTTTCTAACCAATCGACATGCTCTTCTTCATCTTCCAAAATCTCAAGAAACAGATCTCGTGACACATAGTCATGAATATCTTCTGCATAAGCGATGGCGTTTTTCAGATCCGGAATGGCTTCCATCTCTAACGATAAGTCACACTCCAGCATTTCTTGAGTATCTTCACCGATTTTAAGTTTGCCTAGATCTTGCAGATTGGGCAGCCCTTCGAGAAACAAGATTCGTTCAATCAGATGGTCGGCATGTTTCATTTCGTCGATGGATTCATGATACTCCTTGTCGGCTAGATGCTTTAAGCCCCAGTCTTTATACATGCGCGCATGCAAGAAATACTGATTTATTGCGACAAGTTCATTACCAAGAATTTTGTTGAGATGTTGAATGATGATAGGATCGCCTTTCATGACATAGCCCTCCTCTTTGGCTCTTCTAACTGTAGAACCAAATCGAGAAGTGTCAAAAAAGCTACTGCTCTTTGAGCAGAATTAGCTTGCCTGTTTAAGCAGGTCTTTCGCGGTGTCGTTAATGACTTCTTTTGCTGAACGTACACACTTGCCGCATTGACTGCCAAGTGCTGTACACTTTTTAATTCCTTTTATGTCAGTAATGCCCTCTTCTAATACCAACTTGCGGATTTTCTTATCCGAGACCCCATGGCATAAACAAACGTACATAGTAAAACCTAACCCTTTAACTTGCAGTTAAATATAAAAAGGAATCATTCTTATTACCAGTTAAAATTTACCGTATGTTTATATCGATTGGTTATAGTGTTTCGTCGAAAAGAGAGATTAACGGGCTGTGAAGAGGAGAAAGTTTAGGAGGGCGATTTATGCCGTTAAGTAAATAACTGTATTTAAATCGGAATATAGACTGTGGATATTACGTGTTAGGAATTTCCCTTATAACCAAAATAAAAAAGGGAAGCCGAAGCTCCCCTTTTTTGATGCGTGCTCTTCTAATGAAGAGAGTGCAAAAATCTAAATGCTATTAAGCGAAGATTTTAGCTACAACACCAGCACCTACAGTACGGCCACCTTCACGGATAGCGAAACGTAGGCCTTCGTCCATTGCGATTGGAGCGATTAGCTCAACAGTCATTTGAACGTTGTCACCTGGCATTACCATTTCTACGCCTTCTGGTAGAGTGATGTCGCCTGTTACGTCAGTTGTACGGAAGTAGAACTGTGGACGGTAACCTTTGAAGAAAGGAGTGTGACGGCCGCCTTCGTCTTTAGAAAGTACGTATACTTCAGACTCGAACTTAGTGTGTGGGTTGATAGAACCTTTAGCAGATAGTACTTGGCCACGTTCAACTTCGTCACGCTTAGTACCACGTAGAAGTGCACCAACGTTCTCACCTGCACGACCTTCGTCAAGCAGCTTACGGAACATTTCAACACCAGTACAAGTAGTAAGAGTAGTTTCTTTGATACCAACGATTTCTACTTCGTCACCTACACGTAGGATACCACGCTCGATACGACCAGTTACAACAGTACCACGACCTTGGATCGAGAATACGTCTTCGATTGGTAGTAGGAACGGTTGGTCAACTGCACGCTCTGGCTCAGGGATGTAAGAATCTAGTGCTTCTGCAAGCTCAACGATCTTGTCTTCCCACTGCTTCTCGCCGTTTAGTGCGCCAAGTGCAGAACCTTGGATAACTGGTAGGTCATCACCTGGGAAGTCGTACTCAGAAAGAAGTTCACGAACTTCCATTTCTACTAGCTCAAGTAGCTCTTCGTCATCAACCATATCACATTTGTTCATGAATACGATGATGTAAGGGATACCAACTTGACGACCAAGTAGGATGTGCTCACGAGTTTGAGGCATTGGGCCGTCAGTCGCAGCAACAACTAGGATACCACCGTCCATTTGCGCAGCACCAGTGATCATGTTTTTAACATAATCCGCGTGTCCTGGGCAGTCTACGTGTGCGTAGTGACGTGATGGAGTGTCGTACTCAACGTGAGAAGTAGCGATTGTGATACCGCGCTCACGCTCTTCTGGAGCGTTATCGATAGATGCGAAATCTTTAGCAACACCACCGTACACTTTTGCAAGTGTAGTACAGATAGCAGCAGTTAGAGTTGTTTTACCGTGGTCAACGTGGCCGATAGTACCAACGTTTACGTGCGGTTTCGTACGTTCAAATTTTTCTTTAGACACAATCGTGTTCCTTCCTAGTTATGATTCGCCACGTTCATTATTGAGCGAGACGCGCCAGAAATTGCTATTTTATGCGCCAACTCTCGTTAGCGCAATATTTGGACGCATTAGATCTTTCAAAAATTGAAAAAAATGCGTTCCTTTTGTTTAACCACGCTCTGCAATGATTGCTTTTGCAACATTGTTAGGCACTTCAGCGTACTCACTAAACTCCATAGAGTAAGAAGCACGACCTTGTGTCGCAGAACGTAAATCAGTTGAGTAACCGAACATGACAGACAACGGAACTTGTGCACGAATTATCTTCAGGCCAGCTGTCCCCTCGTCCATACCTTCGATGATGCCGCGACGACGGTTAATATCGCCAACAACGTCACCCATCCAGTCTTCTGGAGTAGTCACTTCAACTTTCATCATAGGCTCAAGCAGAACTGGTTGCGCTTCAAGTGCACCCGCTCTGAAAGCCATAGAGGCAGCGATTGTAAACGCCATCTCACTTGAATCTGTTTCATGGTAAGAACCATCATATAGTGTAGCTTTGATATCCAGAACTGGATAGCCAGCAAGCACACCATTGTTCATCTGTTCTTCAACGCCTTTAGCTACTGAAGCGATAAACTCTTTTGGTACTGTACCATCGGCAATTTCATCCACGAAGACAAAGCCTTCGCCAACTTCTGATGGTTCCAGTTTCAGCCATACATGACCGTACTGACCTTTACCACCGTGTTCACGGATAAATTTACCTTCCGCTTTCGCTGTACCACGAATTGTTTCACGGTAAGCCACTTGCGGGTTACCAACGTTGCAGTTCACGCTAAATTCGCGCTTCATACGGTCAACGATGATATCTAAGTGTAGTTCACCCATACCAGAAATCAGTGTCTGGCCTGTCTCGTCATCCATATCGACGCGGAACGATGGGTCTTCTGCCGCTAATTTACTTAGCGCGATAGTCATTTTATCTTGATCGGCTTGTGAGCTTGGCTCTACAACGATCTGAATAACTGGGTCTGGGAATTCCATGCGCTCTAGAACAATCTTATGGTTCTGGTCACACAGAGTTTCACCAGTGGTTACATCTTTTAGGCCGATAATAGCCGCGATGTCACCTGCTCGTACTTCTTTTACTTCTTCACGCTTGTTTGAGTGCATTTGTACAATGCGACCTAAACGTTCACGTTGTTTCTTCACAGAGTTGTAAGCTGTTTTGCCGCTTTCAACAACACCAGAATAAACACGGATGAAAGTTAGAGTACCAACGAATGGGTCTGTTGCGATCTTGAATGCTAGCGCTGAGAACGGTTCTTTGTCGTCCGCGTGACGCTCTGCTTCATTCTCATCTTCATCGATGCCCTTAATTGCAGGTACATCAACTGGAGAAGGAAGGAAATCAACCACTGCATCTAGAACAGCTTGTACACCTTTGTTTTTGAATGCACTACCACAAGTTGCTAGTACGATTTCATTGTTAAGGGTACGAGTACGAAGACCTTGTTTGATTTCAGCTTCTGTCAGCTCACCTTCTTCAAGGTACTTATCCATTAGCTCTTCAGAGGCTTCTGCCGCTGCTTCAACAAGTTCTGTACGATATTCTTCAGCCATTTCTTGCATGTCTGCTGGAATGTCTTCGTACGTAAAAGTCATGCCCTGGTCAGCTTCATTCCAGTTGATTGCCTTCATCTTGATAAGATCGACAACACCTTGGAAGTTTTCTTCAGCGCCAATGTTCAGTTGAATCGGAACAGGAGTCGCGCCTAGGCGGTCCTTGATCTGCTCGATAACGCGCAAGAAGTCTGCGCCAGTACGGTCCATTTTGTTAACGAAAACCATACGAGGAACTTGGTACTTATCAGCTTGACGCCAAACTGTCTCTGATTGAGGCTCAACACCAGATGAACCACAGAACACAACAACGGCACCATCAAGTACACGTAGAGAACGTTCTACTTCG
Encoded here:
- the rpmC gene encoding 50S ribosomal protein L29; translated protein: MKAQDLREKNVEELNAELLNLLREQFNLRMQAATGQLQQTHTLKAVRRDIARVKTVLTEKAGA
- the rpsH gene encoding 30S ribosomal protein S8; the protein is MSMQDPISDMLTRVRNGQAANKVAVKMPSSKLKVAIAALLKAEGYIVDFAVEGEAKPELEVTLKYFQAKPVIEQIKRVSRPGLRVYKNKDSLPTVMGGLGIAVVSTSKGLMSDRAARKAGLGGEIICYVA
- the rplD gene encoding 50S ribosomal protein L4, with protein sequence MELMVKGADALTVSETTFGRDFNEALVHQVVVAYAAGARQGTRAQKTRSEVSGGGAKPWRQKGTGRARAGTIRSPIWRTGGVTFAAKPQDHSQKVNKKMYRGAMKSILSELVRQERLIVVDNFSVEAPKTKELVAKLKELELSDVLIVTGEVDENLFLAARNLYKVDARDVAGVDPVSLIAFDKVLMTADAVKQVEEMLA
- the rplP gene encoding 50S ribosomal protein L16, producing the protein MLQPKRTKFRKVMTGRNRGLAKGTEVSFGEFGLKAVGRGRLTARQIEAARRAMTRHIKRQGQIWIRVFPDKPITEKPLEVRQGKGKGSVAYWVAQIQPGKVMYEMNGVPEELAREAFRLAARKLPVKTTFVTKQVM
- the rplR gene encoding 50S ribosomal protein L18, whose amino-acid sequence is MDKKASRIRRATRARRKIAELGATRLVVHRTPRHVYAQVIAANGSEVIAAASTVEKAIREQVKNTGNVDAAKAVGKAVAERALEKGVASVAFDRSGFQYHGRVAALAESAREAGLKF
- the rplW gene encoding 50S ribosomal protein L23; translation: MITEERILKVLRAPHISEKATMAAEKANTIVFKVAKDATKKEIKAAVEKLFEVEVKSVNTLVQKGKTKRQGMREGRRSDVKKAYVTLKEGQDLDFVGGAE
- the rplN gene encoding 50S ribosomal protein L14 yields the protein MIQMQSTLDAADNSGARKVMCIKVLGGSHRRYAHIGDIIKVTVKEAIPRGKVKKGDVLKAVVVRTRKGVRRPDGSVIRFDSNACVLLNDTTEQPVGTRIFGPVTRELRNAKFMKIVSLAPEVL
- the rplB gene encoding 50S ribosomal protein L2 yields the protein MAIVKCKPTSPGRRHVVKVVNADLHKGKPYAPLLEKNSKNGGRNNNGRITVRHIGGGHKHHYRVIDFKRTKDGIPAKVERLEYDPNRSANIALVLYADGERRYIIAPKGVQAGDQIQSGVDAPIKAGNTLPMRNIPVGSTVHCVELKPGKGAQLARSAGAYAQIVARDGAYITIRLRSGEMRKVLSEGRATIGEVGNSEHMLRELGKAGASRWRGVRPTVRGVVMNPVDHPHGGGEGRTSGGRHPVSPWGVPTKGFKTRKNKRTDKYIVRRRTK
- the rplV gene encoding 50S ribosomal protein L22; its protein translation is MEALAKHNFARISPQKARLVADQIRGKSVDQALEILTFSNKKAAVLVKKVLESAIANAEHNEGADIDDLNVAKIFVDEGPIMKRIMPRAKGRADRILKRSSHITIVVADR
- the rplE gene encoding 50S ribosomal protein L5, producing MAKLHDYYKSSVVAELTKEFSYTSVMQVPRIEKITLNMGVGEAINDKKLLENAAADMATISGQKPLITKARKSVAGFKIREGYPIGCKVTLRGERMWEFLERLISIALPRVRDFRGVSAKSFDGRGNYSMGVREQIIFPEIDYDKVDRVRGLDITITTSAGSDEEGRALLAAFNFPFRK
- the rplX gene encoding 50S ribosomal protein L24, translating into MAAKIRRNDEVIILAGKDKGKKGKVTKVLTTGKVIVEGINLVKKHQKPVPALGQQGGIVEQEAAIDASNVAVFNAATGKADRIGFRIEDGKKVRFFKSNGETVSN
- the rpsS gene encoding 30S ribosomal protein S19, whose product is MPRSLKKGPFIDLHLLKKVEKAVESGDKKPIKTWSRRSMIIPTMIGLTIAVHNGRQHVPVFVTEEMIGHKLGEFAPTRTYRGHAADKKAKKK
- the rpsQ gene encoding 30S ribosomal protein S17, encoding MSETNRIQQGRVVSDKMDKSIVVAIERTVKHPIYGKYVKRTTKVHAHDEDNTCGLGDKVEIAECRPLSKTKSWTLVKVLEKAKI
- the rplF gene encoding 50S ribosomal protein L6: MSRVAKAPVAIPAGVEVKLNGQEVTVKGSKGELTRVLNNAVVIAQEENNLTFGPKEGVANAWAQAGTARALVNNMVVGVTEGFTKKLTLKGVGYRAAMKGNSVALTLGFSHPVEHALPEGIKAECPSQTEIVVTGCDKQLVGQVAADIRSYRAPEPYKGKGVRYADENVRTKEAKKK
- the rpsC gene encoding 30S ribosomal protein S3, with the protein product MGQKVHPNGIRLGIVKPWNATWFANTKDFADNLDGDFKVRQFLTKELQKASLSRIVIERPAKSIRVTIHTARPGVVIGKKGEDVEKLRAAVAKIAGVPAQINIAEVRKPELDGQLVADSIASQLERRVMFRRAMKRAVQNAMRLGAKGIKVEVSGRLGGAEIARSEWYREGRVPLHTLRADIDYATSSAHTQYGVIGIKVWIFKGEILGGMPAANAVEPKGDKPKKQRKGRK
- the rpsN gene encoding 30S ribosomal protein S14: MAKQSMKAREAKRAKLVAKFAEKRSALKVIISDVNASEEDRWNAVLKLQSLPRDSSASRQRNRCNQTGRPHGYLRKFGLSRIKVREACMKGEIPGLRKASW